Proteins from a genomic interval of Flammeovirgaceae bacterium SG7u.111:
- the hisF gene encoding imidazole glycerol phosphate synthase subunit HisF — MLTKRIIPCLDIKDGQTVKGINFVNLISAGDPVELAEIYSESGADELVFLDITATVEKRKTLVELVRRVAQKISIPFTVGGGISTKEDVSALLNAGADKISINSSAVKNPDLVNELAGEFGSQCVVVAIDSRYVEGEHIVHVKGGREPTELRTIPWAKEVEERGAGEILLTSMDHDGTKNGFAIELTGYLTKNLNIPVIASGGAGNMEHFVDIFENNDADAALAASIFHFKEIGIPDLKSYLNKKNVAVRL, encoded by the coding sequence ATGCTTACAAAAAGAATAATTCCTTGCCTCGATATAAAAGACGGGCAAACGGTGAAGGGGATCAACTTTGTGAACCTTATAAGTGCGGGTGATCCGGTAGAGCTTGCCGAAATTTACAGTGAATCGGGTGCGGATGAGTTGGTGTTTTTGGACATTACTGCTACGGTAGAAAAGCGTAAGACTTTGGTAGAGTTGGTTCGCCGAGTGGCGCAGAAAATCAGCATTCCATTTACCGTAGGTGGCGGTATCAGTACCAAAGAAGATGTTTCTGCTTTGCTCAATGCTGGTGCAGACAAGATTTCCATCAATTCTTCGGCAGTTAAAAATCCTGATTTGGTAAATGAGCTTGCTGGGGAGTTTGGCTCGCAGTGCGTAGTAGTTGCTATCGATTCCCGATATGTGGAAGGGGAGCATATTGTGCATGTGAAAGGAGGGCGCGAACCTACTGAGTTACGGACGATCCCTTGGGCAAAAGAGGTGGAAGAAAGAGGGGCTGGTGAGATTTTGCTTACTTCGATGGACCATGACGGTACTAAAAATGGTTTTGCCATAGAGCTTACCGGATACCTGACCAAAAACTTGAACATTCCTGTAATAGCCTCGGGTGGAGCAGGAAATATGGAGCATTTTGTAGATATTTTTGAAAACAACGATGCGGATGCGGCGCTTGCTGCTAGCATTTTCCACTTCAAGGAAATTGGTATTCCAGATTTGAAAAGTTATTTGAATAAGAAAAATGTTGCTGTAAGGCTATAA
- a CDS encoding DUF3817 domain-containing protein, whose translation MQELFKTNLGRFRVLAFAEGVSFLVILFVTMPLKYLFDNPMPNKVFGMVHGLLFVLYLVWALQLKLDEGWPMKKLGLAILASIVPFGTFWADKHLLRPRAEEV comes from the coding sequence ATGCAAGAATTATTTAAAACAAACTTGGGGAGGTTCAGGGTGTTGGCTTTTGCCGAAGGGGTATCATTTTTGGTCATCCTTTTTGTGACTATGCCCCTCAAATATTTATTTGACAACCCCATGCCCAACAAAGTTTTTGGGATGGTTCACGGGCTGCTTTTTGTGCTATACCTTGTTTGGGCATTGCAACTCAAGCTAGATGAGGGTTGGCCTATGAAAAAGCTTGGCTTGGCTATTTTGGCTTCAATCGTTCCTTTTGGTACTTTTTGGGCAGACAAACATCTTTTAAGGCCTAGAGCAGAAGAGGTTTGA
- the hisIE gene encoding bifunctional phosphoribosyl-AMP cyclohydrolase/phosphoribosyl-ATP diphosphatase HisIE → MMMEIDFEKGDGLVPAVVQDSVTNKVLMVGYMNAEALEKTKAEGKTTFFSRSKQRLWTKGETSGNFLFAEEVLVDCDNDTVLVKAKPVGPACHTGADTCFKEDNEGRGAYLNYIASVIKSRRQEGSDKSYTSSLFDKGINKIAQKVGEEAVELVIEAKDDDKDLFLNESADLLFHFLVLLEAKGYTLDEVIGILEGRHKK, encoded by the coding sequence ATGATGATGGAGATAGATTTTGAAAAAGGAGATGGGCTGGTGCCTGCGGTAGTGCAAGATTCGGTTACCAATAAGGTGCTGATGGTGGGGTATATGAATGCCGAAGCTTTGGAAAAAACGAAAGCAGAAGGAAAAACCACATTTTTTAGCCGCAGCAAGCAGAGGCTTTGGACAAAGGGCGAGACCTCGGGGAATTTCCTCTTTGCCGAAGAAGTTTTGGTCGATTGCGATAACGACACTGTTTTGGTAAAGGCTAAGCCAGTTGGTCCGGCTTGCCACACGGGAGCGGACACGTGCTTCAAAGAAGACAACGAAGGGAGAGGGGCATATTTGAACTACATTGCCTCGGTAATAAAATCGAGAAGGCAAGAAGGTTCTGACAAGTCTTATACTTCCAGCTTGTTCGATAAAGGAATCAATAAAATTGCACAAAAAGTTGGGGAAGAAGCGGTGGAGCTAGTGATAGAAGCCAAAGACGATGATAAAGATCTTTTCCTAAACGAATCGGCTGATTTGCTGTTCCACTTTTTGGTATTGCTCGAAGCCAAAGGCTACACCCTCGACGAGGTGATTGGCATATTGGAAGGAAGGCACAAGAAGTAG